The Mercurialis annua linkage group LG8, ddMerAnnu1.2, whole genome shotgun sequence genome window below encodes:
- the LOC126661907 gene encoding uncharacterized protein LOC126661907 has protein sequence MVSDYNLFFIGLVESKKEFVNDFLIRKLWPNLDCNFDWVASNGASGSLIIIWNTVLLHNVSICKGDRWIAMDFFHDNAWFRHILIYASNLASERLGDFNETLLLEERLNGSDFSASMLAFRDFVNNAELLDLPLQGRLFTWHNSFSRSRIDRCLISSFVGSYWPNMSLSALSGGHSDHIPIHFREDNRVDWGPKPFRSMDAWWEHDAFQPFLTESWVAVCCNTTNLVQRSKELRHKIKVWNSEVFGNQNKLIRELSDKISRWYVAADTSLLTVEDKSELASLKADLWKAEKRVELLWIQKSRVKWCLEGDRNTKFFHSTVSAHFRNNHIASISVDDNVFSEPTDLRFHIRDFYSNLFDKKGEVNYDITSLGFAKISELQARSLIIHFEESEILSAILSCGSSKASGPDDAIESFISKIISDSFCVVSDSQYAFLKNRSILECSMIANDLVHLATRRKDKLLILKLDFHKAFDSIDWNYLLSVMRCMNFPDKWIDCMSCCLSSATTSVLVNGSPTDPIALRRGVRQADPISPYLFVIAAEGLKRLLEKSAEKGYTQ, from the exons ATGGTATCTGATTATAACTTATTTTTCATTGGATTGGTGGAGTCAAAAAAGGAATTTGTTAATGATTTTTTAATAAGAAAGCTATGGCCAAACTTAGATTGTAATTTTGATTGGGTTGCTTCGAATGGAGCATCTGGCAGTCTTATCATTATTTGGAATACGGTTTTACTTCATAATGTTTCTATTTGTAAGGGTGACAGGTGGATCGCAATGGATTTCTTTCATGATAATGCTTGGTTTCGGCACATTCTTATTTATGCAAGCAATCTAGCTTCAGAGAGACT CGGAGATTTTAATGAAACTTTGCTTCTTGAGGAAAGGTTAAATGGTTCGGATTTTTCAGCTTCGATGTTGGCGTTCCGTGACTTTGTCAATAACGCTGAATTACTTGATCTTCCTCTTCAAGGTCGTCTATTTACATGGCATAACTCGTTCTCCAGATCTCGTATTGATAGGTGCCTGATATCTAGTTTTGTGGGCTCTTATTGGCCCAACATGTCCTTGTCTGCGTTATCTGGTGGCCATTCTGATCATATTCCCATCCACTTTCGGGAAGATAACAGAGTTGACTGGGGCCCTAAGCCTTTCCGTTCTATGGACGCTTGGTGGGAACATGATGCTTTTCAGCCCTTTCTTACGGAAAGTTGGGTTGCAGTTTGCTGTAATACTACAAATCTTGTTCAACGATCGAAAGAACTCCGCCATAAGATCAAGGTTTGGAATAGCGAGGTGTTTGGCAATCAAAATAAGCTTATAAGAGAGCTTTCGGACAAAATCAGCAGGTGGTATGTTGCTGCCGATACTTCTTTGCTGACCGTGGAAGACAAATCAGAGTTAGCTTCTCTAAAGGCTGATCTCTGGAAAGCGGAGAAGAGAGTAGAGCTGCTTTGGATTCAAAAATCAAGGGTTAAATGGTGTTTGGAAGGTGATAGAAACACTAAATTCTTTCACAGCACGGTTTCTGCTCACTTTCGAAATAACCACATTGCTTCCATCTCTGTTGATGATAATGTTTTTTCGGAGCCGACCGATCTACGGTTCCATATCAGAGATTTCTACAGTAACCTCTTTGACAAGAAAGGAGAAGTAAACTATGACATTACAAGTCTTGGTTTTGCTAAAATTTCAGAGTTGCAGGCGCGATCTCTTATTATTCATTTTGAAGAATCTGAAATTCTAAGTGCCATTCTTTCTTGTGGTAGCTCGAAAGCTTCGGGTCCTGATG ATGCTATCGAAAGCTTTATCTCGAAGATTATCTCCGACTCTTTCTGCGTAGTTTCTGATAGTCAATATGCTTTCCTGAAAAATAGAAGTATTTTGGAGTGCTCCATGATCGCGAATGACCTTGTTCACCTGGCTACTAGGAGGAAAGATAAACTTCTTATCCTGAAACTTGATTTTCATAAAGCGTTTGACAGCATTGATTGGAATTATCTTTTGTCTGTTATGCGCTGCATGAATTTTCCGGATAAATGGATAGACTGTATGTCTTGTTGTTTGTCGTCTGCGACTACGTCGGTGTTGGTTAATGGTAGTCCTACTGACCCTATTGCTCTTCGAAGAGGTGTTCGCCAGGCAGATCCGATATCACCTTACTTATTTGTTATCGCAGCAGAGGGCCTAAAGCGTTTACTGGAAAAATCTGCTGAGAAGGGATATACGCAGTGA